Proteins encoded within one genomic window of Drosophila willistoni isolate 14030-0811.24 chromosome XL unlocalized genomic scaffold, UCI_dwil_1.1 Seg141, whole genome shotgun sequence:
- the LOC6648620 gene encoding 26S proteasome regulatory subunit 7 gives MPDYLGDDQRKVKHEEKEDKEIKSLDEGDIELLKTYGQSQHHKSIKAIEEDIQKAVKQVNELTGIKESDTGLAPPALWDLAADKQILQNEQPLQVARCTKIINADSDDPKYIINVKQFAKFVVDLADSVAPTDIEEGMRVGVDRNKYQIHIPLPPKIDPTVTMMQVEDKPDVTYSDVGGCKEQIEKLREVVETPLLHPEKFVNLGIEPPKGVLLFGPPGTGKTLCARAVANRTDACFIRVIGSELVQKYVGEGARMVRELFEMARSKKACLIFFDEIDAIGGARFDDGAGGDNEVQRTMLELINQLDGFDPRGNIKVLMATNRPDTLDPALMRPGRLDRKVEFGLPDQDGRSHIFKIHARSMSVERDIRFDLLARLCPNSTGAEIRSVCTEAGMFAIRARRKVATEKDFLEAVNKVIKSYAKFSATPRYMTYN, from the coding sequence atGCCAGACTACCTGGGAGACGATCAGCGCAAGGTGAAGCACGAAGAGAAAGAGGATAAGGAGATAAAATCCCTGGACGAGGGCGATATTGAATTGTTGAAAACCTATGGCCAGAGCCAACACCACAAATCGATTAAGGCTATTGAGGAGGATATTCAGAAAGCGGTGAAGCAGGTTAATGAGCTCACTGGGATCAAGGAAAGCGACACAGGTCTGGCACCGCCCGCTCTCTGGGATCTGGCGGCGGACAAACAGATCTTGCAAAATGAACAACCCCTCCAAGTGGCAAGGTGTACCAAGATAATTAACGCCGACTCTGATGATCCCAAATACATTATCAATGTGAAGCAATTTGCCAAGTTTGTGGTAGATCTAGCCGATTCTGTGGCCCCCACCGATATCGAGGAGGGCATGCGAGTTGGTGTTGATCGGAATAAATACCAGATTCATATACCATTGCCTCCAAAAATTGATCCAACAGTGACAATGATGCAGGTGGAAGACAAACCAGACGTCACTTATAGTGATGTAGGTGGTTGCAAGGAACAAATCGAAAAACTACGAGAGGTTGTCGAAACCCCATTGCTGCATCCGGAAAAGTTTGTCAATCTTGGAATCGAGCCTCCAAAAGGTGTGCTGCTCTTTGGTCCTCCCGGCACTGGTAAAACGCTGTGCGCCCGTGCAGTGGCCAATCGGACAGATGCCTGCTTTATTCGTGTCATTGGCTCCGAGCTGGTGCAAAAGTATGTGGGAGAAGGTGCACGCATGGTTCGCGAACTATTCGAAATGGCTCGCTCCAAAAAGGCATGCCTCATATTCTTCGATGAAATCGATGCCATTGGTGGAGCACGATTTGATGATGGTGCTGGCGGAGACAACGAAGTACAGCGTACTATGTTGGAGCTAATCAATCAGTTGGATGGTTTCGATCCGCGTGGCAATATCAAAGTTCTCATGGCCACAAATAGGCCCGATACTCTAGATCCGGCACTCATGAGACCAGGTCGATTAGATCGTAAAGTGGAATTTGGCCTGCCCGATCAGGATGGACGATCGCATATATTTAAGATTCATGCCCGCTCCATGTCCGTTGAGCGGGACATTCGTTTCGATCTGTTGGCTCGATTATGCCCCAATTCGACTGGTGCCGAGATTCGGTCTGTTTGTACGGAGGCTGGCATGTTTGCCATTAGGGCGCGTCGCAAAGTGGCCACCGAGAAAGATTTTCTTGAGGCGGTCAATAAGGTCATCAAGAGTTACGCCAAATTCAGCGCCACTCCGCGTTATATGACCTACAATTAA